From one Phocoena sinus isolate mPhoSin1 chromosome 6, mPhoSin1.pri, whole genome shotgun sequence genomic stretch:
- the INIP gene encoding SOSS complex subunit C isoform X2, with amino-acid sequence MAANPSGQGFQNKNRVAILAELDKEKRKLLMQNQSSTNHPGASIALSRPALNKDFRDHAEQQHIAAQQKAALQHAHAHSSGYFITQDSAFGNLILPVLPRLDPE; translated from the exons ATGGCAGCAAACCCTTCAGGACAAG gttttcaaaacaaaaatagagttgcAATCTTGGCAGAActggacaaagaaaaaagaaaattactaatgCAGAACCAATCTTCAACAAATCATCCTGGAGCTAG CATTGCGCTCTCGAGACCCGCTCTTAACAAGGACTTCCGGGACCACGCTGAGCAGCAGCACATTGCAGCCCAGCAGAAGGCGGCTTTGCAG CATGCCCACGCACATTCATCGGGATACTTCATAACTCAAGACTCTGCATTTGGGAATCTTATTCTTCCTGTTTTACCTCGCCTTGAcccagaatga
- the INIP gene encoding SOSS complex subunit C isoform X1, whose amino-acid sequence MNCPFLVAFLPGIWTFHLPGNQGSGFQNKNRVAILAELDKEKRKLLMQNQSSTNHPGASIALSRPALNKDFRDHAEQQHIAAQQKAALQHAHAHSSGYFITQDSAFGNLILPVLPRLDPE is encoded by the exons ATGAATTGCCCTTTTCTGGTAGCATTCCTGCCGGGAATATGGACGTTTCATCTCCCAGGAAATCAGGGATCAG gttttcaaaacaaaaatagagttgcAATCTTGGCAGAActggacaaagaaaaaagaaaattactaatgCAGAACCAATCTTCAACAAATCATCCTGGAGCTAG CATTGCGCTCTCGAGACCCGCTCTTAACAAGGACTTCCGGGACCACGCTGAGCAGCAGCACATTGCAGCCCAGCAGAAGGCGGCTTTGCAG CATGCCCACGCACATTCATCGGGATACTTCATAACTCAAGACTCTGCATTTGGGAATCTTATTCTTCCTGTTTTACCTCGCCTTGAcccagaatga
- the INIP gene encoding SOSS complex subunit C isoform X3: MQNQSSTNHPGASIALSRPALNKDFRDHAEQQHIAAQQKAALQHAHAHSSGYFITQDSAFGNLILPVLPRLDPE, from the exons atgCAGAACCAATCTTCAACAAATCATCCTGGAGCTAG CATTGCGCTCTCGAGACCCGCTCTTAACAAGGACTTCCGGGACCACGCTGAGCAGCAGCACATTGCAGCCCAGCAGAAGGCGGCTTTGCAG CATGCCCACGCACATTCATCGGGATACTTCATAACTCAAGACTCTGCATTTGGGAATCTTATTCTTCCTGTTTTACCTCGCCTTGAcccagaatga